The Pseudanabaena yagii GIHE-NHR1 genome segment TTGCCGCGACCAATAGAGCGATTAAGGGATCAAGAATCAGCCATCCTGTTACAGATACTAATAATATGCCGAGGATTACCCCCACAGAAGTCCATACATCGGTAAGTAAATGATGAGCATCAGCACGTAACGTAATCGACTGGAGGCGTTTCCCTGCTTTGAGTAAGATCAGGGCAAGTCCACCGTTGATTGCTGATGCGACTAGGGATAAGACTAAACCGAAACTGATCTGCTCTAGAGGCTGAGGATGCAAGAGTCTAGGGATTGCCGCGATCGCAATACTAACCGCCGCAACTAAAATTAATGCGCCTTCAAACCCACTGGAAAAATATTCAGCTTTGGAATGTCCGAAGGCATGTTCCTCGTCTGGAGGTTTCGCGGCATAGGTTAAAGCCCACACTGCACCGATTGCGGCAATGAGATTGACTCCTGATTCAAGGGCATCGGATAAAAATCCAATGGAATTAGTTAATAAATAAGCACCTAATTTCAATCCGATAGTAAGGATGGCGGCTCCAATCGACAGAAAAGCATAAGAACGAGCGGATCTATTTTGCATATCAGATTTTCTAAGAACAGTCATCCAAGTGATACATCGGGTTTCATTTTGCCGTAGGCAAAATGAAACCTCAAAACTCTTACTAGCTGATGGTAAGTGGAACCCTCATCCCCCAACCCCTTTTCCCGCAGGAGAAGGCAGGGTGGTTTCATTTTCGGGAAGTGATAGTGAGAAGGGATTACAGAAAAACAGCAAAGCCAAAATAGTAAAAAATGGTCTGTTAAGAGCTAAACAAAAAGCAAAACCAGACCATGAACTTTATAGAACAATTAAAGCAGATCCCAGACCATCGGAAAAGTAAAGGTAAGCGACATCCACTATGGCTAGTCATGTGCTTAACCTTGCTGGGAGTATTGTGTAATTATCACGGATATCGACCCTTAGCAGATTTCTGTGAGAAACATTGGCAAACCCTACAAACAAGGCTAGAGCTAGCACCAGAGAGTCGAATCCCGTCATATTCGACCTTTCGTCGTGTCATTCAAGGAGTAGAAATTGAGCCAATAGTTAAACTATTTAACGAGTGGTGTAGAAATAGCTATACAGGCGAATCAGGGCAATGGCTGGCGATGGACGGAAAAAGCATCAAATGTACTGTCTCCAATCAGACTGATTCTAGGCAAAACTTTACCAGTACCGTATCAGCCTTTACCCATGAAACGGGAGAAGTAATAGCCCTTGCCGTATCCGAAAACAAACAAATTAGTGAAATCGAAGTCGTTAAACAAGTGATTACCTCTTTACAAGGGCAGAAAGCCTCTTTCACCCTAGATGCCTTACATTGCCAAAAAGATACGGTGAAATTAATTGTTGAACAGGAACAGCATTATTTGATTGCGCTCAAAAATAATCAACCGAATTTGCTCAAGATTTTGGATAACTTACATCAAACCACGGAAGCCCTTAGCTATGCTGAAGAGTTTGACAAATCTCATAGCCGTCAAGTGCGCCGTCGCGTTTGGGTTTATCCTGCGCCGACTCACCTACGTAAACAATGGTCGTCTCTACAGTCTTTGATTTATGTGGAACGCGAGGGCTGGCGTGATGACAAGCCTTTTGTCGAATCAGTTGGTTATATTTCTGACTTGTCTCTCAAGGCGGCTCAGTTTCTTGACCCGATTCGCCTACACTGGGGCATTGAAAATCGCTTACATTGGGTGCGCGATGTCCTTTTTCAAGAGGATACGGGGTTACGTCGTGGTGGTAATGCTCCTACTATTTGGGCAATTATTCACTGTTTTATCATGACCACTGTTCGTCGCCTTGGCTTTCGGACGATTCCTCAGGGGCAACGGGTTCTCGCGAATCAGGTTCATCAAGTTTTTGATATTCTCTCCTGCTCTTATTCTTACTGATTTCCTCCTTCTAAATTTTCTGCTTCTCCCTTCCTGCTTGCTTTTCCGAAAATGAAACCACCCTGCTTTTCCCGCAGGAGAAGGGGAGCAAAACCCATATTATTTTCTTGTTCCCCTCTCCTGCGGGAGAGGGGCTAGGGGTGAGGGCTTTACAACTTTCCAAATAACACCAGTTACTAGAATTGCTTTTTTGTTTGCAAATGTGTATGGATACCTTTGCAAATCACTGTAGTAATCACACCAGTATAAAGATTGATGGCTGGAACTAATTGACGTTTACCAATCCTTAACCCATAGATGATAGGCAGCACTTCGTACCACCTATTATCTAGCGGGAGTGAGTTTTTGGTGGATATTTTATGAGATCTGCTTATTGATTTAAGAATATGTGAACGTTTTATCGTATATAAGAGTCTAAAGGTATCAACCATTGACGTGACTGTTATGCAAACCGAGAACCAGCTAGAACCGAAGGAAGATAATCTCCCCGAAGAACTATCCGATTTTCCCGACGAGCTTGCTCCGCCCAAGAAATCGTTTCTAGGACGCTGGAAATGGCGGATTGCCATTGTCTTAATCCTTGCGTTAGTTGGCGGTGGTGGTTACTATGCCTACACTCAAATGATTGCCCCTGCCAGTAATCAAGGCAGCCGTAAACGCGATCGCGTAATTTCGATAAAGCGGACTGATTTACCGATCATCGTTACCGCAAATGGCACGATCCAGCCCGAAAAATCCATCAACGTCAGTCCTAAAAGTTCAGGTAGGCTCAAGAGTTTATTAGTCAAAGAAGGGCAATCTGTGACCGCAGGACAGATCCTCGCCTATATGGATGAGTCCAATACCTTAGGACAAATTACCCAAGCTGATGGGCAATTGGCGGCAGCGCAGGCAAGTCTCGACCTCCTCCGCGCAGGCAATCGTTCTCAAGATATTGCCCAAGCCCAAGCAAACTTAGCTAATGCCCAAGCTACCCTCGAACAGTCAGAAATCGTTTATCGTCAAAATCAACAGCTATATAAAGAAGGGGCGATCGCTTCTAGGGATCTGGATGCTTCAAGGACAACAATGGAAGCAAATCGCGCTAAAGTCACCCAAGCGAGAGAGGCTTTATCGTTGCAACAGGCAGGTTCACGACCTGAGGATATTGATCGCGCTCAGGCTCAAGTTGTGGCGGCAGCAGGTACTTTGCAAACTGTGCAATCACAATTGGAAGATACGATTATTCGCGCTCCCTTTGATGGTGTAGTAGTTAGGAAGTATGCCGATCCGGGAGCCTTTGTAACTCCCACAACTTCAGGCAGTGCAGTAAGTTCCGCAACGGCTTCTTCAATTCTTGCCCTTGCTAGCAATAACCAAGTCGTCGCCAATGTTGCCGAAGCAAATATTGCTCAAATTGCCGTCGGTCAGGAGGTCTCCTTTCAAGTTGACGCTTATCCCAATAAGAAATTTAGCGGGCGGGTCGTATCGATTTCACCACAGGCGATCGTTAATCAAAATGTCACCAGTTTTGAGGTGAAGGCAGAAATCACTTCTAAGGACAAGGAAATGTTGCGATCGGGCATGAATGCTAGCTTAGAATTTCGGGCAGGACAACTAAAGGATGTTTTGGTCGTACCCACCGTTGCGATCGTGCGGCAGCAGGGCAGTACAGGGGTCTATGTGAAGACAGAACAGAATACAACTCCTGTATTTACACAAATTGAAACAGGTGTCACCGTGGATGACAAAACCGAAGTGAAGTCAGGCTTGAATGGTGATGAGAAAATCTTTGTTTCCTTCCCTGAAGGTTCCCGTCCCAAGACCGAGCCTAGAGGTGTTCCGGGGTTAACGCCTTCTACGCCGCAGAGACAACGAGGGTAAAGGTGAGAATAAATTTATGCAAAAGTTAAAGCCAATCGCCAAACCTCCAGCAAAAACATTGGCAAGGCAACGTATTCAGGTTGCGAAAGTTCCTTTTGCAGAGATTCTGACTATGGCAGCAGAATCTCTGTGGAATAATCGTCTCCGCACAGCCCTGACGATGCTAGGCGTAATCATTGGGATTGCGGCGGTAATTGCGATTACATCGATCGGACAAGGCATTCAGAAGTCAACCGAAAATCAGTTACAGGCGCTTGGTACAAATTCGATTAACGTCCTCACAGGTTCAGCAAGAACAGGTGGTATTAATCAGGGTGGTGGTTCTGCTTCCACTTTGACCTTAGAAGATGCTCAAGCTGTAGCCAAAGCCCCTGCGATCAAGTTGATGTCCGCATATTTACAGCGCAATAGACAGGTTTCCTACGGTAATCAAAATACTTCCACGACGGTGATTGGCACGGATGTTAATTATTCACCAATTCGGAATACTTTCCCAACTGAGGGTAGATATTTTGAGCAAGAAGATATTGATAATGCTAAATCCTTAGTAGTACTTGGCTCGAAGGTGAAATCTGATTTGTTTGGTCGGGCAAATGCGATCGGCGAGAGAATTCGCATTCAGGGAGAGCAGTACCAAGTCATCGGGGTAATGGAATCAAAAGGAGCTTCAGGTGGTTTCGATCAGGACGATCGCGTATATATTCCTTTAAAAAATATGTCAGCGCGACAGGTTGGCAATAATTCTTTGCAAGGCATCTCCGTGAGTGGTTTTTGGGTACAGGCTCTAGACGAATCCGAAATTGAGGCGGCTCAATTCCAATTAACCAATCTCCTGCGTCTGCGCCATAAGATTTATCCACCTCAGCCCGATGATTTCCGCATTGTCAACCAAACGGATATTGTCAGCGCTTTTACAAATATTGTCGGATTGCTAACCCTGATGGTCGGCGCGATCGCTGCCATATCTCTGATCGTTGGTGGTATTGGTATTGCTAATATCATGCTCGTTTCCGTGGTCGAGCGCACCCGTGAAATCGGTGTCCGCAAAGCGCTAGGAGCAACGAGAGCTGCCATTCTCAATCAGTTTCTCACCGAGGCGATTTTAGTCTCAGGGCTGGGTGGCATAGTTGGAATTGGGTTAGGAGTAGCGATCGCCTATGGTTCAGCAACAATTTTTCAGTTCCCATTTCTGATCTCAATTTGGGCAGTTTTGGCAGGTTTTGGCTTATCAATGATTGTTGGCTTAGTGGCAGGGGTAATTCCCGCCCGCAGTGCCGCCAAACTCGATCCTATTCAAGCGCTTAGAAGCGACTAATTTATGAGAGAGCGTAAACCTTCGGTTTACGCTCTCTCGAATATAACGCAAGTGACTAACTATGATTCGTTTAGAAAATATCCGCAAAGCCTACCGACTCGGTGAAGTTGATGTTCCCGTTCTTAAAGGTATTGATTTAGAGATTCAATCTGGGGAATATGCCGCAATCATGGGGATGTCAGGCTCAGGCAAATCCACCCTCATGAATATCATCGGCTGCCTCGATCGCCCGACCAAAGGGAAATATTATCTCGAAAATCGGGAGTTAACCACCTATAACGATGATGAACTCGCCTATATTCGCAATCGTCGCATTGGGTTTGTATTTCAGCAGTTTAATCTCCTAGCCCGTTCAACTGCCCTTGAGAACGTGATGCTACCGATGATTTATTCCAATATTCCTAAGGAAAAGCGTCGTCGTCTGGCTGTCGAAGCCTTAACAAAAGTGGGACTTAGCGATCGCATGGCAAATCGTCCCAATCAACTATCAGGCGGACAACAGCAACGGGTAGCGATCGCTCGAGCCTTAGCCAATCGTCCAGCCTTAATTCTTGCCGATGAACCAACGGGAGCTTTAGATACGCATACTTCTCATGAGGTGATGAATTTGCTTGCTGACTTAAATGAGCAGGGGATTACGATTGTGCTGGTAACTCATGAGCCAGATGTCGCTGAGAGAACTCGCCGCATTATTCGCATTCAAGATGGGTTGATTTCTAAATAAAAACCCTTTATGCCTCGGCAAAGCCGCGCCATAAAGGGTTTTTATTAAAGGATAATTACCCACAAGGCGATCGCTAAAAGTAGCGTACTCACATGCTGAGGTAAGAGCGATCGCCAAGACTGACGGGCAATCTTTTGGGTTAAAACCCATGTCAGTAGCACTGAAAAAATCAACACAGTTCCTTGCAAAAATGCTGTTACCGCAGGATGGGCGATCAAAATAGGAAGACTTGAGCCATCCATTCCCAAAGTTGCCCAAGTCACGGGCAAGACACGACCAGCTTCTTGTAGGAAAAGACGTAAATAATGGGCAAGATTTGCGCCCAGAGCTAGGGGTAAATATCCATAGGCAAGCTGGATAAAGGACTTGGGTTTACAGGTGTTAAGCCCATAGGGTAACTGATTGTCTTGGCAACTTTTCTTCCAATTAACCATGATGAAATGGAGCGATCGCATCATGCCATAGGCAACTAAAGGAACTGCTGCTACAAACAGCAAAATCAGCACCGATAGTCCTAAATGCGGTAAGAATTCATCTGCATTAATTTGCCATGCGATCGCTGTTTGAATCTCTGGCAATCGATGGAGAAACGCCCCGCCTAGCAATAGCAGTAACAATGCGACTTCGTAGGTGCGCGGCACATGGGTTGTCCATAACTCGATCGCAGATGGACGGAGATTGAACTCTACGGAACGATGGGGGCAAGCCTTGAGACAGGTCATACATAGAACACAGTCGCGATTGTCTTGCAGTTGAGCAGGATGGGAATATAACGGACAGCCATTAGTTTCCAAACCTTCGCCTTTTTTCGCGCCACCCTTATAGCATTGATAGGTAGTGCATTCTGCGGAGCAAGTCCCTTGCTGAGCACGTAACTCGGTCATGGAGAGTTTTGCAAATAGTCCATTCATGCCGCCAATTGGACAGAGATAGCGACACCAATATCTCCGCTCAAAAATTAATGAGCAAATCATTGCTCCTGCCGTAATCAACAGTAGTAAATAAGCCGAAAGATAAGCGGTATTTTGTAAATCCCACAGTTCTTCCCAGAGATAAATCAGTACAAATAGACCAAAGAGAAACCAACCACCCCATCGTTCGGAAAGATCCCGATTCCAATGTTTTAGCTGTCGGGGAAAGAGCCACAGTGAGATTTTTTGCGTGACTTCTCCATAAATCATAAATGGACAGATCGCGCACCACAGTCGCCCCACAAATGGAAATCCGATCAAAATCAATGGCCACCACCATGCCCAAAATAAGTTAAGGGCAACATTGCGATCGCGGGTTTGGGGGGCTAAAAATAGCGTCGCGACAACAATCGCAAAAAATGTGAGCGTAAATCCGTAGTTAATGCGATCGGTGAACCATTCACTGCGTAAGAAACGGCGCAAACTAGGATAGGCATTGAGTAGATTAAACCGAAATTTCTTTCCCTTGGGTTGGGGCGACCAAAACACAGCCTCAGTTAGAAATGGCTCATTCAAGGACTGCACGATCGCCCGTCCTACTAAAAATCGGAGTTCCTTTAAATTTTCTGGGAAGTCATAGCCTTGTAAACTACGGAGGGCTTCGGCAGTAATTGTCGGTTTAGGAATACCGCGATCGCGACAGAATAGACTAATGTAATATTCCACATGGGGTTTAATGTCAGCCTTACGGACTCTCAATGCAGGAACTTTAATGGAATGTTTCACATGGGATTCGCAAGTGGGTTGAGATTTCTCTGTCACCATGATGATCCGCGTTTCACAGATTAACGGCTCCTCCTGTTCATCACTACCGACGGGTCTATAGGTGCGCGTTTCTAAAAGCTGCACAATCTTAGGAATCAGTTCCTCTGGTAGTTCTTGAATATTATTTAAAACGAGAGTTCCTGTTCCCAAATAGGTCAATAAGCCAGCATTCCCCCCTGCTCTCCCAAATAGCTCAGCTCCACTTACCTGTACTAAATTGCAATTGACTTTAGCGATCGCTTCCCGTCGATAGGTCGAGTTAAAATGAATCAACGCCGCAATATTATCCTTATCCAGCCCCGGTTCTCCAAGGATTAATACTGGCTCTCGATCTTCACTTGCCTGTTTAATTTCATGGCGTAGTCGCGTTGCATAACGACTCTTACCAATGATTCCGCGCTCGGCTTTAGTAATTAAGTAAGGCTGTAAAACCTGCGATCGCTCTTTTATAAACATAGTTTCACTAGATCGATTTGTATTGCAGTTTATTATGGATCAGTTAGGAAAGGGGGCTAGTTCGTAGCCCCTTTCCTAAAAATTAGCGATAAAATTAAAACTATGCCTAATCCTCACATTGTTTCCGCTAACTGGCTACAGGAACATCTCCATGATCCACAGGTGGTCGTGGTTGATTGTCGGTTTTCGTTAATGGATATAGCTCTTGGGCGTAAGCAATATCAAGAGAGTCATATTGAAGGAGCCTATTATCTCGATCTCAATCTTGATTTATCTAGTCCTGTCCAAAAACATGGCGGTAGACATCCTTTGCCAGATTTCGAGCAGCTAGCCACAAAGCTATCGCAAATCGGCGTAACGAGTGAAACAACCGTGGTTGCCTATGATGATTCGCGATTTGCCTTTGCCTCAAGGTTATGGTGGCTATTGTGCTATATGGGACATGAGCGCGTTGCCCTTCTCGATGGCGGTTTTGCAGGGTGGAAAGCCCAAAATTATGCAACTAGTTCGGAAATTCCTCATCCTAGAATTGGGAAGTTTATCCCCAAATTACAAACGGAATGGGTAGTTGATATCGAAACCGTGAAAGCGCGTAAGGATTTACCAGAAGTAGTTTTAGTAGATTCGCGTGAAGGCGATCGCTATCGGGGTGAACGCGAACCCATCGATCCGATCGCTGGTCACATCGAAGGCGCAGTTAACTATCCTTGGATGGAAGTTACTAACGAGCAGGGTTTTGTGGTGGCTAAT includes the following:
- a CDS encoding cation diffusion facilitator family transporter, which encodes MQNRSARSYAFLSIGAAILTIGLKLGAYLLTNSIGFLSDALESGVNLIAAIGAVWALTYAAKPPDEEHAFGHSKAEYFSSGFEGALILVAAVSIAIAAIPRLLHPQPLEQISFGLVLSLVASAINGGLALILLKAGKRLQSITLRADAHHLLTDVWTSVGVILGILLVSVTGWLILDPLIALLVAANIVWTGVKLIQESGSALLDASIPLMERQMIDEILSAYDRQKIQFHDIRTRIAGTKRFVYFHVLVSGTWTVQEGHDLCEEIESKIMATIPNIKVFTHLEPLEDPTSWTDQGL
- a CDS encoding ISAs1 family transposase, producing the protein MNFIEQLKQIPDHRKSKGKRHPLWLVMCLTLLGVLCNYHGYRPLADFCEKHWQTLQTRLELAPESRIPSYSTFRRVIQGVEIEPIVKLFNEWCRNSYTGESGQWLAMDGKSIKCTVSNQTDSRQNFTSTVSAFTHETGEVIALAVSENKQISEIEVVKQVITSLQGQKASFTLDALHCQKDTVKLIVEQEQHYLIALKNNQPNLLKILDNLHQTTEALSYAEEFDKSHSRQVRRRVWVYPAPTHLRKQWSSLQSLIYVEREGWRDDKPFVESVGYISDLSLKAAQFLDPIRLHWGIENRLHWVRDVLFQEDTGLRRGGNAPTIWAIIHCFIMTTVRRLGFRTIPQGQRVLANQVHQVFDILSCSYSY
- a CDS encoding efflux RND transporter periplasmic adaptor subunit, with product MQTENQLEPKEDNLPEELSDFPDELAPPKKSFLGRWKWRIAIVLILALVGGGGYYAYTQMIAPASNQGSRKRDRVISIKRTDLPIIVTANGTIQPEKSINVSPKSSGRLKSLLVKEGQSVTAGQILAYMDESNTLGQITQADGQLAAAQASLDLLRAGNRSQDIAQAQANLANAQATLEQSEIVYRQNQQLYKEGAIASRDLDASRTTMEANRAKVTQAREALSLQQAGSRPEDIDRAQAQVVAAAGTLQTVQSQLEDTIIRAPFDGVVVRKYADPGAFVTPTTSGSAVSSATASSILALASNNQVVANVAEANIAQIAVGQEVSFQVDAYPNKKFSGRVVSISPQAIVNQNVTSFEVKAEITSKDKEMLRSGMNASLEFRAGQLKDVLVVPTVAIVRQQGSTGVYVKTEQNTTPVFTQIETGVTVDDKTEVKSGLNGDEKIFVSFPEGSRPKTEPRGVPGLTPSTPQRQRG
- a CDS encoding ABC transporter permease, coding for MQKLKPIAKPPAKTLARQRIQVAKVPFAEILTMAAESLWNNRLRTALTMLGVIIGIAAVIAITSIGQGIQKSTENQLQALGTNSINVLTGSARTGGINQGGGSASTLTLEDAQAVAKAPAIKLMSAYLQRNRQVSYGNQNTSTTVIGTDVNYSPIRNTFPTEGRYFEQEDIDNAKSLVVLGSKVKSDLFGRANAIGERIRIQGEQYQVIGVMESKGASGGFDQDDRVYIPLKNMSARQVGNNSLQGISVSGFWVQALDESEIEAAQFQLTNLLRLRHKIYPPQPDDFRIVNQTDIVSAFTNIVGLLTLMVGAIAAISLIVGGIGIANIMLVSVVERTREIGVRKALGATRAAILNQFLTEAILVSGLGGIVGIGLGVAIAYGSATIFQFPFLISIWAVLAGFGLSMIVGLVAGVIPARSAAKLDPIQALRSD
- a CDS encoding ABC transporter ATP-binding protein translates to MIRLENIRKAYRLGEVDVPVLKGIDLEIQSGEYAAIMGMSGSGKSTLMNIIGCLDRPTKGKYYLENRELTTYNDDELAYIRNRRIGFVFQQFNLLARSTALENVMLPMIYSNIPKEKRRRLAVEALTKVGLSDRMANRPNQLSGGQQQRVAIARALANRPALILADEPTGALDTHTSHEVMNLLADLNEQGITIVLVTHEPDVAERTRRIIRIQDGLISK
- a CDS encoding sigma 54-interacting transcriptional regulator yields the protein MFIKERSQVLQPYLITKAERGIIGKSRYATRLRHEIKQASEDREPVLILGEPGLDKDNIAALIHFNSTYRREAIAKVNCNLVQVSGAELFGRAGGNAGLLTYLGTGTLVLNNIQELPEELIPKIVQLLETRTYRPVGSDEQEEPLICETRIIMVTEKSQPTCESHVKHSIKVPALRVRKADIKPHVEYYISLFCRDRGIPKPTITAEALRSLQGYDFPENLKELRFLVGRAIVQSLNEPFLTEAVFWSPQPKGKKFRFNLLNAYPSLRRFLRSEWFTDRINYGFTLTFFAIVVATLFLAPQTRDRNVALNLFWAWWWPLILIGFPFVGRLWCAICPFMIYGEVTQKISLWLFPRQLKHWNRDLSERWGGWFLFGLFVLIYLWEELWDLQNTAYLSAYLLLLITAGAMICSLIFERRYWCRYLCPIGGMNGLFAKLSMTELRAQQGTCSAECTTYQCYKGGAKKGEGLETNGCPLYSHPAQLQDNRDCVLCMTCLKACPHRSVEFNLRPSAIELWTTHVPRTYEVALLLLLLGGAFLHRLPEIQTAIAWQINADEFLPHLGLSVLILLFVAAVPLVAYGMMRSLHFIMVNWKKSCQDNQLPYGLNTCKPKSFIQLAYGYLPLALGANLAHYLRLFLQEAGRVLPVTWATLGMDGSSLPILIAHPAVTAFLQGTVLIFSVLLTWVLTQKIARQSWRSLLPQHVSTLLLAIALWVIIL
- a CDS encoding sulfurtransferase, which produces MPNPHIVSANWLQEHLHDPQVVVVDCRFSLMDIALGRKQYQESHIEGAYYLDLNLDLSSPVQKHGGRHPLPDFEQLATKLSQIGVTSETTVVAYDDSRFAFASRLWWLLCYMGHERVALLDGGFAGWKAQNYATSSEIPHPRIGKFIPKLQTEWVVDIETVKARKDLPEVVLVDSREGDRYRGEREPIDPIAGHIEGAVNYPWMEVTNEQGFVVANQSDRWRSVKNAEEVIVYCGSGVTACVNLLSLKLAGIETGKLYAGSWSDWCSYLE